The Leadbettera azotonutricia ZAS-9 genome has a window encoding:
- a CDS encoding dihydroorotase — MEKIILLKNFRLVDEEIDMRGSLVIINGTIAALIPENAKQDTPFPLFPKSALVIDGDHLPGGALIMPAFVDLHAHFRDPGFPDKEVLESASMAAAAGGYGTVVCMANTKPVIDTIEKAGALKKRSDALGLVDLYPVMSLTKNMEGKELSGIADLREADFPSPFVRMLSEDGKDVADPELFLKAMNEARRLGIPISCHCDFEGENNATSRAIELGRKAGCHIHIAHVSTKEAVQAIREAKKNPQPPFRISCEAMPHHIALTEEDARALGDESWGRVNPPLRTEADRQAIIEGLLDGTIDAIATDHAPHSDTDKEKGAPGFTGLETAFSVCYAKLCKTREIGLQRLSSLMSAKPARLIGFGNEGPEGRGRLAQGFRGDLVLIDPESRWKADPDRAKSRGKNSPFNGCILPGEILMTLHKGRIVFSSL, encoded by the coding sequence ATGGAAAAAATAATTCTGCTTAAAAATTTCCGCCTTGTCGATGAAGAAATCGATATGCGGGGCTCCCTCGTTATCATTAACGGAACAATTGCTGCGCTGATCCCCGAAAATGCCAAACAGGATACCCCATTCCCATTGTTCCCAAAATCAGCCCTCGTCATTGACGGCGATCATCTGCCCGGCGGTGCGCTGATCATGCCGGCTTTTGTGGATCTCCATGCGCATTTCCGCGATCCCGGTTTTCCTGATAAAGAGGTGCTGGAATCTGCAAGCATGGCTGCCGCAGCCGGAGGTTATGGAACTGTCGTTTGCATGGCAAATACCAAGCCGGTCATCGACACTATTGAAAAGGCAGGAGCCCTCAAAAAACGCTCCGATGCCCTTGGCCTTGTCGATCTCTACCCCGTCATGTCCCTTACCAAAAATATGGAAGGGAAAGAATTGTCGGGCATTGCCGATCTAAGGGAAGCTGATTTTCCCAGTCCTTTTGTCCGAATGCTTTCCGAAGACGGCAAGGATGTGGCTGATCCCGAACTCTTTTTGAAGGCAATGAACGAAGCCCGCCGCCTGGGTATCCCCATATCCTGCCACTGCGACTTTGAAGGCGAAAACAATGCCACAAGCCGTGCCATCGAACTGGGACGGAAAGCAGGCTGCCATATCCATATTGCCCATGTATCTACCAAAGAAGCGGTTCAAGCGATCAGGGAAGCGAAAAAAAATCCCCAGCCGCCCTTTAGAATAAGCTGCGAGGCCATGCCCCACCATATAGCGCTCACCGAAGAAGATGCCCGCGCATTAGGCGATGAGTCCTGGGGCAGGGTGAACCCTCCCCTCAGAACCGAAGCTGACCGGCAGGCAATAATCGAGGGCCTTCTTGACGGCACTATAGACGCCATTGCCACGGATCATGCCCCCCACTCCGACACAGACAAAGAAAAAGGGGCGCCGGGCTTTACTGGTTTGGAGACCGCCTTTTCAGTGTGCTATGCAAAACTATGCAAGACCCGGGAGATTGGCCTTCAAAGGCTTTCTTCCCTTATGAGCGCAAAACCGGCCCGTCTGATTGGTTTTGGCAATGAAGGGCCCGAGGGACGCGGGCGCCTTGCCCAGGGCTTTAGAGGCGACCTGGTGCTCATTGATCCCGAGAGCCGGTGGAAAGCGGATCCTGATAGGGCAAAATCGCGGGGGAAGAACTCTCCTTTTAATGGATGCATACTTCCGGGGGAAATTTTGATGACCCTGCATAAAGGCCGGATAGTATTCAGCTCTTTGTAA
- a CDS encoding aldo/keto reductase, with product MQYREDKVSGNKLSILGLGCMRFSRNMAETERMILAAIDGGVNYFDTAYMYPNSEETLGTILGKHKKRESVFIATKLPLIMCKGPKDFDKFFDKELERLQTGYIDYYLMHMITDFAQWEQFCSWGIEQWIAEKKQAGKIRQAGFSFHGGYGEFIKVLDAYKWDFCQIQYNYSNDNFQAGKEGLKAASAKGIPVIIMEPLLGGKLATGLPKEAAALFSRAEPSCSPAAWGFRWLWNQSEVTCVLSGMNTAAQMEENLRTAENARTLTNDELAVFAEVIGLFNRAYKIHCTGCNYCMPCPKGINIPGCFAAYNSSFAQGYTIGMQQFLTSTAVMSKKPGGPRLCIECGKCESHCPQHLPIRTALKQVAGRMEPLPIRAIISIVKRFF from the coding sequence ATGCAATACCGTGAAGATAAAGTTTCCGGAAATAAACTTTCCATATTGGGCCTTGGCTGTATGCGGTTTTCCCGGAATATGGCCGAAACTGAGCGTATGATTTTAGCAGCTATTGACGGGGGCGTGAATTATTTTGACACTGCCTATATGTACCCCAACAGCGAGGAAACACTGGGGACGATTCTTGGGAAGCATAAAAAACGCGAATCCGTTTTTATCGCCACAAAATTGCCCTTGATTATGTGCAAAGGCCCCAAGGATTTTGATAAATTTTTTGATAAGGAACTTGAACGGCTTCAAACCGGTTATATTGATTATTATTTGATGCATATGATAACCGACTTTGCCCAATGGGAGCAATTTTGCAGTTGGGGGATAGAGCAATGGATAGCAGAAAAGAAGCAGGCAGGGAAAATACGCCAGGCAGGTTTTTCATTCCATGGGGGTTATGGGGAATTTATAAAAGTACTCGATGCCTATAAATGGGATTTTTGCCAAATACAATACAATTATTCCAATGACAATTTCCAGGCAGGCAAGGAAGGGCTAAAAGCCGCGTCGGCAAAAGGAATACCGGTTATAATCATGGAGCCCCTGCTTGGCGGGAAACTTGCCACAGGATTGCCCAAAGAAGCTGCCGCATTGTTTTCCAGGGCCGAGCCTTCCTGCTCCCCTGCAGCCTGGGGTTTCCGCTGGCTTTGGAATCAAAGCGAGGTAACTTGTGTGCTAAGCGGGATGAATACTGCCGCGCAAATGGAAGAAAATCTCCGCACTGCCGAAAATGCCCGGACTCTGACGAATGATGAATTGGCGGTTTTTGCAGAAGTAATCGGTTTATTCAACAGGGCCTACAAAATCCACTGCACGGGCTGCAATTACTGCATGCCTTGCCCAAAAGGGATAAATATCCCCGGCTGTTTTGCCGCTTACAATTCAAGTTTTGCCCAGGGTTATACAATTGGAATGCAGCAATTTCTTACCAGTACTGCAGTGATGAGCAAAAAACCAGGCGGCCCAAGGCTTTGCATTGAATGCGGCAAATGCGAAAGCCATTGCCCCCAGCATCTGCCGATTCGTACAGCGCTCAAACAAGTAGCAGGCCGTATGGAACCTCTGCCAATCCGCGCAATCATATCCATTGTCAAGCGATTTTTTTAA
- a CDS encoding alpha/beta fold hydrolase, translating into MLIDLTVPELMKWQGLNPKPADHDAYWDRALKELDTVNPEPEFKPAKFSAPFADCFDLYYTGVRGARVYAKFIKPKKIEGKIPAVFVFHGYTGSSGDWINLLPFAAAGMAIAAMDCRGQGGLSEDSGGVKGNTYQGHIIRGLDDEPDNMLFRHIFLDTAQLVRVVSKLPEVDKNRLGCFGSSQGGGLTLACASLSPEIKRAAPCYPFLCDYRRVWEMDLAKGAYQELQDYFRHFDPRHEREEEVFTRLGYIDLQFLASRIKAEVLMFTGLMDTICPPSSQFAAYNKINSPKQVKFYPDFGHEWLPDSSDLSFEFMMGL; encoded by the coding sequence ATGCTGATTGATTTAACAGTACCTGAATTAATGAAATGGCAGGGCCTTAATCCCAAGCCTGCGGATCATGACGCGTACTGGGATCGCGCCTTGAAGGAACTGGATACGGTGAATCCCGAGCCGGAATTCAAGCCCGCCAAATTCAGTGCCCCTTTTGCGGATTGCTTTGATCTTTATTATACGGGAGTCAGAGGCGCCCGTGTTTATGCGAAATTTATCAAGCCGAAAAAAATTGAAGGGAAGATCCCCGCAGTATTTGTGTTTCATGGTTATACAGGGAGTTCCGGCGACTGGATTAATCTCCTCCCCTTTGCCGCAGCAGGCATGGCAATAGCGGCCATGGACTGTCGGGGCCAGGGTGGCTTAAGCGAAGATTCAGGCGGCGTCAAAGGAAACACTTACCAGGGCCACATAATCCGCGGCCTTGATGACGAGCCTGATAATATGCTTTTCCGTCATATCTTTCTGGATACCGCCCAGCTTGTCCGTGTTGTTTCAAAGCTGCCCGAAGTTGACAAAAACCGCCTGGGCTGTTTCGGCAGTTCCCAGGGCGGCGGCCTTACCCTGGCCTGCGCAAGCCTTTCCCCCGAGATTAAACGGGCCGCGCCCTGCTACCCCTTCCTCTGCGATTACCGCCGGGTATGGGAAATGGATCTCGCCAAAGGGGCCTATCAGGAACTGCAGGATTATTTCCGCCATTTTGATCCCCGCCACGAACGTGAGGAAGAGGTCTTTACCCGCCTTGGCTATATTGATCTCCAGTTCCTCGCATCCCGCATCAAGGCCGAGGTGCTCATGTTCACCGGCCTCATGGATACTATCTGTCCGCCCTCGTCACAGTTCGCTGCTTACAACAAGATCAATTCGCCGAAGCAGGTAAAATTTTACCCTGATTTTGGTCACGAGTGGCTTCCCGACAGCAGCGACCTCAGCTTTGAATTTATGATGGGGCTTTAG
- a CDS encoding GH1 family beta-glucosidase, which yields MPFRKDFIWGGASASYQVEGAAHEDGRGPSVWDMFCKQEGKVLNEASGDMACDHYHRYQEDVDIMKELGYKAYRFSIAWPRIIPDGDGPVNSKGLDFYDRLLDSLLKVGVTPYATLFHWDYPYALFRKGGWMNPSSPQWFADYTSAVAKRLGDRLKNYFTMNEPQCFIGISYDTTEHAPGIHFPIWDTLLMAHNVLLGHGRAVQALRALVPDAKIGYAPTGSAHYPASDDPMDREAARKAYFAVEERTFWSVSLWSDPVFLGKYPDELLARHGQHMPKIGPEDMSIISQKIDFLGQNIYNGAPVRCDGKGGYEYVPRKQGYAFTAAKWPVTPEALYWGPTFLWERYKTPIFITENGLSCQDVVSLDGKVHDPNRIDFLSRYLRCLRKASEDGADIRGYFHWCVTDNFEWAKGYTDRFGMVYCDFETQKRIIKDSGYWYRDMIKVNGENL from the coding sequence ATGCCGTTCAGAAAAGATTTTATATGGGGAGGCGCCAGCGCTTCCTACCAGGTTGAAGGGGCGGCGCACGAAGATGGCAGGGGCCCCTCGGTATGGGACATGTTCTGCAAACAGGAAGGCAAAGTCCTGAACGAAGCGTCAGGCGACATGGCCTGCGATCATTACCACCGCTACCAGGAAGATGTTGATATAATGAAGGAACTTGGCTACAAGGCCTACCGTTTTTCCATTGCCTGGCCCAGGATCATCCCCGATGGCGACGGCCCGGTAAATTCCAAAGGCCTCGATTTTTACGACCGCCTCCTGGACAGCCTTCTCAAAGTCGGCGTCACCCCCTATGCCACCCTTTTCCACTGGGACTACCCCTACGCCTTGTTCCGCAAGGGCGGCTGGATGAACCCCTCAAGCCCCCAATGGTTCGCCGATTACACCTCTGCAGTGGCAAAGCGCCTGGGTGATAGGCTCAAAAATTACTTCACCATGAACGAGCCCCAGTGCTTCATAGGAATTTCCTACGATACTACCGAGCATGCCCCGGGCATACACTTCCCCATTTGGGATACACTCCTCATGGCTCACAATGTGCTTCTGGGCCATGGCCGGGCAGTGCAGGCCCTGCGGGCCCTTGTCCCTGACGCCAAAATCGGTTACGCCCCCACAGGCAGCGCCCATTATCCCGCAAGCGATGATCCCATGGACAGGGAAGCCGCTCGCAAAGCCTACTTCGCGGTAGAAGAACGGACCTTCTGGTCTGTTTCCCTGTGGAGCGATCCGGTCTTCCTGGGCAAATACCCCGACGAGCTTTTGGCCCGCCACGGCCAGCACATGCCGAAAATCGGCCCCGAGGATATGAGCATCATTTCCCAGAAGATCGACTTCCTCGGCCAAAATATTTACAACGGCGCGCCTGTGCGCTGCGACGGCAAGGGCGGCTACGAGTATGTGCCGCGCAAGCAGGGCTACGCCTTTACCGCAGCCAAATGGCCCGTCACCCCCGAAGCCCTTTACTGGGGCCCCACCTTCCTCTGGGAACGCTACAAGACGCCGATCTTCATCACCGAGAACGGCCTTTCCTGCCAGGACGTGGTTTCCCTGGACGGCAAAGTCCACGACCCCAACCGCATCGACTTCCTCAGCCGCTACCTCCGCTGCCTGCGCAAAGCCTCCGAAGACGGCGCCGACATACGGGGCTATTTCCACTGGTGCGTCACCGACAACTTTGAATGGGCCAAAGGCTATACCGACCGTTTCGGCATGGTCTACTGCGACTTTGAAACCCAAAAGCGCATCATCAAGGATTCGGGCTACTGGTACAGGGATATGATCAAGGTTAATGGGGAGAATTTGTAG
- a CDS encoding dihydroorotate dehydrogenase — protein MNKFPVSRISPALNDPDLSVNIAGIKLRNPVIAASGTFGYGKEYRGLLEIAELGGICTKGLTLAPRPGNEGTRIHETPSGLLNSIGLENPGIEAFIEKELPALRELGPAVIANLSGSSIEEYAKGAALLDSSSIDMIELNISCPNVKAGGMAFGLDPEAAFDVIKPVRRSAPNKPLMVKLSPNAPDLAAVARACVKAGANALSLVNTFKAMAIDIRMRKPVFENISAGLSGPAIRPIALRMVWELCDAVRVPIVGLGGIATAEDALEFLMAGAVAIQVGSATFAHPPAMNEIISGIGDYMRQKGFLELRELDIRKNPGK, from the coding sequence GTGAACAAGTTTCCTGTCTCCCGCATCAGTCCAGCCCTGAATGATCCTGATCTTTCTGTGAACATCGCCGGCATAAAGCTGCGGAACCCTGTAATAGCAGCCTCGGGAACTTTCGGTTATGGAAAAGAGTACCGTGGCCTGCTGGAAATTGCAGAACTCGGGGGTATATGCACAAAAGGTCTCACCCTCGCACCCAGGCCGGGAAACGAAGGCACGCGCATCCACGAAACCCCTTCGGGTCTCCTTAACTCCATTGGTCTTGAGAACCCCGGCATAGAAGCCTTTATCGAAAAAGAACTTCCTGCCCTGCGGGAACTGGGGCCTGCGGTCATTGCAAACCTTTCGGGTTCTTCCATAGAAGAGTACGCCAAAGGGGCGGCGCTTTTGGATTCGTCTTCTATTGATATGATAGAGCTCAATATCTCCTGCCCCAACGTGAAAGCCGGGGGCATGGCCTTCGGTCTTGATCCCGAAGCTGCTTTCGATGTCATAAAACCTGTGAGGCGTTCTGCGCCCAATAAGCCCCTCATGGTAAAGCTCTCCCCCAATGCGCCGGATTTGGCCGCAGTAGCAAGGGCCTGTGTCAAAGCAGGGGCGAACGCCCTCTCCCTTGTAAACACGTTTAAGGCAATGGCTATCGACATCCGAATGAGAAAGCCTGTTTTTGAAAATATCAGTGCAGGGCTTTCAGGGCCTGCCATACGGCCCATAGCCCTCCGCATGGTATGGGAACTCTGCGATGCCGTCCGCGTTCCCATTGTGGGGCTGGGAGGCATCGCGACAGCGGAGGATGCCCTCGAGTTTCTTATGGCAGGGGCTGTTGCGATACAGGTGGGCTCGGCTACCTTCGCCCATCCCCCGGCCATGAACGAAATCATCAGTGGCATAGGCGATTACATGAGGCAAAAGGGATTCCTGGAATTGAGAGAGTTGGATATCAGGAAAAATCCCGGAAAATAA
- a CDS encoding Gfo/Idh/MocA family protein produces the protein MAKMSEGMNYAPKGKPRPVIKKGDFAFAAVALDHGHIYGMCNGLIEAGADLKWVYDPDPKKAKAFLEKFPQAKKARNEEEILADPEIKLVAGAGIPSERCALGLRTMAAGKDYFTDKAPLTSLEQLKAAKAMARKTKKKYMCYYSERLHVESAVFAGELIAQGAIGQVIQVLGMGPHRIGDPKSRPGWFYKKAQYGGILCDIGSHQIEQFLFYAGCKDAKVVHAQVGNYNHPEYPELEDFGDATLVGDNGAAHYFRLDWFTPDGLQNWGDGRSFILGTEGFIEQRKYLNLGIKNSGGDHLFLANKKEETYYNVSGKVGYPYFGQLILDCLERSENAMTQEHCFKAAELSVKAEMQAVKIK, from the coding sequence ATGGCAAAGATGTCTGAAGGAATGAACTATGCGCCCAAGGGCAAACCCCGGCCGGTAATCAAGAAAGGGGATTTTGCCTTTGCAGCGGTAGCCCTGGATCATGGGCACATCTATGGCATGTGCAACGGCCTCATCGAGGCAGGGGCTGATCTTAAATGGGTCTACGATCCTGATCCCAAAAAAGCAAAAGCCTTCCTCGAAAAATTCCCCCAGGCGAAAAAAGCCCGCAATGAAGAAGAAATCCTTGCGGATCCTGAAATAAAACTTGTAGCAGGGGCTGGGATCCCTTCAGAACGCTGCGCATTGGGCCTCAGGACTATGGCTGCAGGCAAAGATTACTTTACCGATAAAGCCCCGCTCACCAGCCTTGAACAATTAAAAGCCGCCAAGGCCATGGCGAGAAAAACCAAAAAGAAATACATGTGTTACTACAGTGAACGTCTCCATGTCGAAAGCGCCGTCTTCGCAGGAGAGCTCATAGCCCAGGGCGCCATTGGACAGGTAATACAAGTTCTGGGCATGGGCCCCCATCGCATAGGGGATCCTAAATCGCGGCCTGGCTGGTTTTATAAAAAAGCCCAATACGGCGGCATACTCTGCGATATCGGAAGCCACCAGATCGAGCAGTTCCTTTTTTATGCAGGTTGCAAAGACGCAAAAGTGGTGCATGCCCAGGTGGGGAATTACAACCATCCCGAATACCCGGAGCTTGAAGATTTCGGCGATGCCACCCTGGTGGGCGACAACGGCGCGGCCCATTATTTCAGATTGGACTGGTTCACCCCCGATGGCCTCCAGAACTGGGGCGATGGGCGTTCATTCATATTGGGGACCGAAGGCTTCATTGAACAGCGCAAATACCTCAACCTTGGGATTAAGAATTCCGGGGGCGATCATCTTTTCCTTGCAAACAAAAAAGAAGAAACCTATTATAATGTCAGCGGAAAGGTAGGATACCCCTACTTTGGGCAGCTCATCCTGGATTGCCTTGAGCGCAGCGAGAATGCCATGACCCAGGAGCATTGCTTCAAGGCGGCTGAACTCAGCGTAAAGGCAGAAATGCAGGCAGTAAAAATTAAGTAA
- a CDS encoding dihydroorotate dehydrogenase translates to MSSFPAAKRCFLCECLSYDEINEETISLEFSWPGPQPRGGQFFMMKAEFGGVFLGRPISTAGWEAPGILRFIIARRGRGSEELMNLRPGNRAELSGPLGNCWADAGAVIPEGPAALISGGVGVAPLACYAPELGKRSYDFYAGFKNRPYGLENVKPRSLVIATEDGSEGLEGRIPDFFSPKGYSIVFSCGPVPMLKTVAAICEESGVPCYISMERHMACGTGACLGCTVKTRTGNRRCCADGPIFNAVEVVW, encoded by the coding sequence ATGAGTTCATTCCCTGCTGCCAAACGGTGCTTTCTTTGCGAGTGCCTAAGCTATGACGAAATAAACGAAGAGACCATCAGCCTCGAATTTTCCTGGCCCGGCCCTCAGCCCAGGGGAGGGCAGTTCTTTATGATGAAAGCAGAATTTGGCGGCGTATTCCTGGGTAGGCCCATCAGCACGGCAGGCTGGGAAGCGCCGGGCATTTTGCGCTTCATCATTGCAAGACGGGGCAGGGGCAGCGAAGAACTCATGAATCTCAGACCGGGGAATAGGGCTGAACTCTCAGGCCCTTTGGGGAACTGCTGGGCCGATGCGGGGGCTGTTATCCCCGAAGGGCCTGCTGCCCTTATTTCAGGAGGAGTCGGAGTGGCCCCCCTGGCCTGTTATGCCCCTGAACTGGGCAAACGATCCTATGATTTCTACGCAGGGTTCAAGAACAGGCCTTACGGCCTTGAAAATGTAAAACCCCGTTCCCTGGTCATCGCGACAGAAGACGGCTCCGAAGGACTAGAGGGAAGGATTCCCGATTTTTTTTCCCCCAAGGGATACAGCATAGTTTTCTCCTGCGGACCTGTACCCATGCTTAAAACTGTTGCAGCCATCTGCGAAGAATCGGGAGTGCCCTGCTATATCAGCATGGAACGGCATATGGCCTGCGGGACCGGCGCCTGCCTGGGCTGCACAGTTAAAACCAGGACAGGCAACAGACGCTGCTGCGCGGACGGCCCTATCTTCAATGCGGTAGAGGTGGTTTGGTGA
- the pyrF gene encoding orotidine-5'-phosphate decarboxylase: MYNIDKLFETVQSKGHVCVGLDTAVDYIPALELKRSRSEAEAVLAYNRAIIDATLEFAACYKVQIAYYEALGLAGLEAYSKTLKYLREKGALIIADIKRGDIADTAKRYAKAHFEGDFEADFVTLSPYMGMDSIEPWIEWAENKGKGAFVLMRTSNKGMRDFEYLELKDGAKLYDTVGDKLSALASAHPGKHGYGAFGAVVGCTEREEAAAIRARRDSLFFLIPGYGAQGGAAEDAALLLREGNGGVVNASRSILKAWSAGVLPPPDNADNTLAAQAAAKAARDMRDAIRSSI, encoded by the coding sequence ATGTATAATATAGACAAACTTTTCGAAACTGTACAGTCTAAAGGCCATGTATGCGTGGGGCTTGATACAGCCGTCGATTATATCCCGGCCCTTGAACTAAAACGGTCTCGTTCCGAAGCCGAAGCGGTGCTGGCATACAACAGGGCTATTATCGATGCCACTCTGGAATTCGCAGCCTGTTACAAAGTGCAGATTGCCTATTATGAAGCGCTTGGTCTGGCCGGTCTCGAAGCCTATTCCAAAACCCTGAAGTATTTAAGGGAAAAAGGCGCCCTCATCATTGCCGACATCAAACGCGGGGATATTGCGGATACCGCAAAGCGTTATGCCAAAGCCCACTTTGAAGGCGACTTTGAAGCTGACTTTGTGACCCTCTCGCCCTATATGGGTATGGATTCCATAGAGCCATGGATTGAATGGGCAGAAAACAAGGGCAAAGGCGCCTTTGTGCTTATGCGTACCAGCAATAAGGGCATGAGGGATTTTGAATATCTCGAATTAAAGGATGGCGCCAAGCTTTACGATACTGTGGGGGATAAACTTTCAGCATTGGCTTCTGCCCATCCCGGCAAGCACGGCTACGGCGCTTTCGGCGCGGTGGTAGGATGCACTGAGCGGGAAGAAGCCGCTGCCATCAGGGCCAGGCGGGACAGCCTTTTCTTCCTCATCCCCGGTTACGGCGCGCAAGGAGGGGCAGCGGAAGATGCGGCACTGCTCCTGCGGGAAGGAAACGGCGGGGTAGTGAATGCTTCCCGCTCCATACTCAAAGCATGGTCGGCAGGGGTTCTTCCTCCGCCGGATAACGCAGACAACACACTCGCGGCCCAGGCCGCCGCGAAGGCAGCCAGGGACATGCGGGATGCAATCCGTTCCAGTATTTAG
- the pyrE gene encoding orotate phosphoribosyltransferase encodes MSDTLTLMKESGALLEGHFLLSSGRHGDRYFQCARLLQYPDRAAAALSGVVERLKADMASGKLKIDVIVGPAMGGIVVAYELGRQLGLPAFFTERDDTGAMTLRRGFEVREGQNILIAEDVVTTGKSSGESAKVLEAKGAKITALACVVDRREDGVPLLWPLYAAAKVQASNWDPAECDLCKKGIPAVKPGSRKF; translated from the coding sequence ATGAGCGACACCCTAACTTTAATGAAAGAATCAGGCGCCCTTTTGGAAGGGCATTTTCTCCTCTCCTCGGGCCGTCACGGCGACCGTTATTTCCAGTGCGCCCGGCTTCTGCAGTACCCTGATCGGGCTGCCGCTGCCCTTTCAGGAGTTGTGGAACGGCTCAAGGCGGACATGGCTTCGGGGAAGCTTAAAATCGACGTCATAGTCGGACCTGCCATGGGGGGCATTGTGGTAGCCTACGAATTGGGCCGCCAGCTTGGCCTCCCCGCTTTCTTCACCGAGCGGGACGACACCGGGGCCATGACTCTTCGCAGGGGCTTCGAAGTGAGGGAAGGGCAGAATATACTCATTGCCGAGGATGTGGTTACCACGGGCAAGTCTTCGGGAGAGAGCGCAAAAGTGCTCGAAGCCAAAGGGGCAAAAATTACGGCCCTGGCCTGCGTGGTGGACCGCAGGGAAGACGGCGTACCTCTTTTATGGCCCCTTTATGCTGCGGCAAAAGTTCAGGCTTCAAACTGGGACCCGGCAGAGTGCGATCTTTGCAAGAAAGGCATACCGGCAGTCAAACCGGGATCAAGAAAATTTTAA
- a CDS encoding carbon starvation CstA family protein: protein MISFIVGIVALILGYLIYGKIAEKIFVVKPENKTPAVRIADGVDYVEMSWPRALLIQLLNIAGTGPIFGAIMGAYFGPAAFVWIVFGCIFAGAVHDYFVGMLSVRNDGASISEIVGKYLGKAPLYIMRVFSVVLLILVGVVFVYTPAQVLREMFTGGWTPEKKQIFYFIVLGVIILYYILATMLPIDKLIGRVYPIFGACLLIMALGLTVMLFITGEIRNVPEFAFQNLNPNQGKNIMAHIFPFLFITIACGAISGFHATQSPLMARCLKNEKDGRKVFYLAMILEGIIAMIWAAVAMGHFGTVEGLTKAGSAAVVVTRSSVDLMGWVGGILAVFGVVACPITSGDTAFRSARLTIADSLKFDQKPIKNRFVVAIPLFVIGILLVLFATQNTASFNLVWRYFSWSNQTLATIALWAAAAYLAKTGKQYWITLCPAVFMTVVVTAYFLSAGECLGPLLTKITGSADATYTIGIIIGLALAVALCSLFVSLIGIKQKNTIKD from the coding sequence ATGATTTCTTTTATCGTCGGGATCGTGGCCCTGATTCTGGGCTACCTGATCTATGGCAAAATTGCGGAAAAAATATTCGTAGTCAAGCCGGAAAACAAAACACCTGCTGTGCGTATCGCTGATGGCGTTGACTATGTGGAGATGAGCTGGCCCAGGGCTTTGCTCATTCAGCTTCTCAATATTGCCGGAACCGGGCCCATTTTCGGCGCTATCATGGGCGCTTACTTCGGGCCGGCAGCCTTTGTGTGGATCGTTTTCGGCTGTATCTTTGCCGGCGCTGTCCATGACTACTTTGTCGGTATGCTCTCGGTCAGGAACGACGGGGCCAGCATTTCCGAAATTGTAGGCAAATATCTGGGGAAGGCCCCCCTTTACATCATGCGGGTATTCTCCGTGGTGCTTCTGATCCTCGTTGGGGTTGTCTTTGTATATACCCCTGCCCAGGTGCTGAGGGAAATGTTTACCGGGGGATGGACTCCCGAGAAGAAACAGATTTTTTATTTTATCGTTCTTGGGGTTATTATCCTTTACTATATCCTGGCTACCATGCTGCCTATAGATAAGCTCATCGGCCGTGTCTACCCCATCTTCGGCGCCTGCCTCCTTATCATGGCCTTGGGCCTTACGGTTATGCTGTTTATCACCGGCGAAATCAGGAATGTCCCCGAATTTGCCTTTCAGAACCTGAATCCAAACCAGGGCAAAAACATTATGGCCCATATTTTTCCATTCCTGTTTATTACCATAGCCTGCGGGGCTATTTCCGGTTTCCATGCAACCCAGTCGCCCCTGATGGCCCGGTGCCTTAAGAATGAAAAGGACGGCCGCAAGGTGTTTTACCTTGCTATGATCCTGGAAGGGATTATCGCCATGATCTGGGCCGCTGTTGCCATGGGTCATTTTGGAACTGTAGAAGGGCTTACAAAAGCCGGAAGCGCAGCTGTGGTGGTTACCAGATCATCGGTGGACCTCATGGGCTGGGTAGGGGGTATTCTTGCAGTATTCGGCGTTGTCGCCTGCCCCATCACTTCCGGGGATACGGCATTCAGAAGCGCCAGGCTTACCATTGCAGACTCCCTTAAATTTGATCAGAAACCCATTAAGAACCGTTTTGTGGTTGCCATTCCCCTCTTTGTGATAGGCATCCTTCTGGTATTATTCGCAACCCAGAATACCGCGAGCTTTAACCTGGTGTGGCGTTACTTCTCATGGTCCAACCAGACCCTGGCGACCATAGCCCTTTGGGCCGCTGCCGCTTATCTGGCAAAGACGGGCAAGCAATACTGGATCACCCTGTGCCCTGCCGTTTTCATGACCGTGGTAGTCACCGCCTACTTTTTGTCCGCCGGCGAGTGCCTTGGGCCGCTTCTCACCAAGATCACCGGCAGTGCGGATGCAACCTATACCATTGGCATCATCATTGGGTTGGCACTGGCTGTAGCGTTATGCTCCCTGTTTGTATCCCTTATCGGAATTAAGCAGAAGAACACGATTAAAGATTAG